A single window of Periophthalmus magnuspinnatus isolate fPerMag1 chromosome 9, fPerMag1.2.pri, whole genome shotgun sequence DNA harbors:
- the isca1 gene encoding iron-sulfur cluster assembly 1 homolog, mitochondrial has protein sequence MSASVVRATVRAVSKRKILPTRAALTLTPAAVNQIRLLLQHKPEYIGLKVGVRTRGCNGLTYTLEYTKDKEKSDEEVIQDGVCVFIEKKAQLTLLGTEMDFVESKLSSEFVFNNPNIKGTCGCGESFNI, from the exons ATGTCTGCGTCCGTGGTGAGAGCGACCGTCCGAGCGGTCAGCAAAAGAAAGATCCTGCCGACGAGAGCTGCTCTGACCCTG ACCCCTGCCGCTGTGAACCAGATCAGGTTGTTGTTGCAGCACAAACCGGAATAT ATTGGTTTAAAAGTGGGAGTGAGAACACGTGGTTGTAACGGTCTCACCTACACTCTTGAATACACCAAGGACAAGGAGAAATCTGATGAGGAGGTGATCCAGGATG gtgtttgtgtttttatagaaaagAAGGCTCAGCTGACACTTCTGGGAACTGAGATGGATTTTGTGGAGTCTAAGCTCTCTAGTGAATTTGTCTTCAACAATCCAAACATTAAGGGCACTTGTGGCTGTGGAGAGAGCTTTAACATATGA